CAGAGGGTATACTGTGAGTAACATATCCATAATTTGCGGCAGGCCCTGGAAGATTTCCTTTTTCTGCATGTATAACTCTGTCATCTTTACACTGTCCTTTCTCATTCTCCTTTGGACACTTATTCCTTATGTCTATTGAGGACATTCATGATAGTGTTCTTTCAAATATTTGATATGTTTAATTATACTCTTAGTATACACCATTCCGTAGAATTAATTATcttttatattccattcatcctccctcacaactagctcaccgtcagagaggCTATCCAcggaacaagatgaacaactatcaacagTGTCATCTTGATGATCTCTGTGGATGGAATCCAGGTCGCAATAACATTATCACCCATTCTTTCAACTTCAACCTTAATATACAACGCATTACAGATACCTCCTTTGGTTGTATCTCCATTCATCAGAGCACATTTCATCTACATACTACACACTAAACTTACCCGAGCGTAATCTGGTGGATTCACCCTAAATTCAAATTCTAAGATCCCTCGATAGACTGGTCCAAGACACACTGCATCTAGTACAATCTCTCCTTGATTATCTGACTTTAGGTAATCCATTGCTTCCTGCAGCGAGTCCTTTTCATAACCACTCCCATCGGATGTAACGTAAATGATTTTCCATTCTACATCATTCTTGAGATCCTCTAGGCATTCAAATTCGATCTGAAAAACCAAAGGACTCTGAATTGGAGCAAAATTGTTTCCAACTTTGATATTTGTCACGTTGATCAAGGccattttgtttatcaaTGAGAATGTAGTCTAAATGTGTGATGTATTTTGCCGACAAcctctttcttcttcctacTTTTAGTCCTTTTGTGTGATTACAACTCCTCCGCAAGGTCAAAGAATTGTCGATGGAACCTGTAGCGTTTACAAAACTGTAGACACCAAGTTAAAAGTCGCCGTTCTTATCTTCTTCGAGCCTTTTACCCTTCTATTGCTGATGTAGAGCCCTGAAGGAAAATCTCAATGTAGCGCCTAGTGTATGGAAAGTTTGTTCCTTTGATCATAAACGCATTCTGGGCGACGTCGAGTAGTGTGTGGGGAAATGAATAGCGAATATCCGCGCTTTTACTCACACATTTGTTCCATTACCAGTCTCTTTTAGTATTTGGTACGATTGGAAAACGGTGGAGTGTCCATACAATCAGCATGTGGAGGAAAGGGCGTTTCCAGGGTCTCCAGGGACTTTTGGGTCCCTTTTGATGCCTAGCAGCTCAAAAAGTAAAATTTCCTACGGCATATACCTGTTAATGGTGCAAGTGGGAATTGCGAGAAAATTCCTTGTCTGAAGGCCCAGTTACGAGTCTATTTTCCTTGATAGccttctaggtacctttccTCTTCTACGGAGATTCCTGCCTAAAGTCGCTTATTTTTGATTGATATACATTCTACATCTGCTTCTAACTCCCCTATATGCATCCTGTTCAGAGTAATACCCGAGTTAATCCTCCATATCTTGCCCATGTTCCCTCGCTTATCCATTCATTGGGCTTCCGCACCTCATCAGTTTATATTCGTCCCATACAGTCAACTGTGTGGGCCAAAAATGGGTAAATTAGTTATATGAATCCAGTTGCACATGAGAGGGCAATAGGTTGCGGATCAGGAACTTGAAATTAGGAAGAATCAGTTAGTAGACACAAATTT
This region of Theileria equi strain WA chromosome 1, complete sequence genomic DNA includes:
- a CDS encoding chromatin assembly protein, putative (encoded by transcript BEWA_027160A); the protein is MALINVTNIKVGNNFAPIQSPLVFQIEFECLEDLKNDVEWKIIYVTSDGSGYEKDSLQEAMDYLKSDNQGEIVLDAGESTRLRSGKFSV